One part of the Treponema peruense genome encodes these proteins:
- a CDS encoding ATP-binding protein — protein sequence MSKFYDRKDELKALEQIETNSMKTANFTVMTGRRRIGKTALLKKFIGNKKSCYLFTSRSSETILCEQWQKALSDSLGLNIFGKITKLADLFEQVMNYSKQEHFILVIDEFQDLQSINSSFFSQMQNIWDAAKDQSKINLIVCGSVYSMMIKIFEDSKEPLFGRSTAKINLKPFTPSVCKKILSDFNPSYTSEDLLCLYMLSGGVAKYIFLLMESGSVTKEKMIDYVTGITSPFLIDGKDILVSEIGKDYGVYFSILALISRGLTAQNEIDSVIQKNTGAYLTNLAEKFNVIKPIKPVFSKSESRNARWQITDCYLRFYFRFINANQSLIELGQLDLLKKIILRDYETFTGKTLEQYFTAKINEEKELTRIGGWWDRKGENEIDIIAVNELEKTCDVYEVKRQAKKLDMDLLEKKTENFKAIAKSEVSGFTFNIVGLSMEDM from the coding sequence ATGTCTAAATTTTATGACCGTAAGGATGAACTTAAAGCTCTTGAACAGATAGAAACTAATTCTATGAAAACGGCTAATTTCACTGTTATGACAGGTCGCCGCCGTATTGGTAAAACTGCATTGCTTAAGAAGTTTATCGGCAATAAGAAAAGCTGCTATCTTTTTACAAGCCGCAGTTCAGAGACCATCTTGTGTGAGCAGTGGCAGAAAGCCTTGTCTGACAGTCTTGGATTAAATATATTCGGAAAAATTACTAAACTTGCAGACCTTTTTGAGCAGGTTATGAACTATTCAAAGCAGGAACATTTTATTCTTGTAATTGATGAGTTTCAGGATCTGCAATCAATCAATTCTTCTTTTTTCAGCCAGATGCAAAATATCTGGGATGCCGCTAAAGACCAATCAAAAATAAATCTCATAGTTTGCGGTTCTGTTTATTCAATGATGATAAAAATCTTTGAAGATTCAAAGGAACCTCTCTTTGGCCGTTCTACGGCAAAAATCAATCTTAAGCCTTTTACTCCTTCTGTCTGCAAAAAGATATTGTCTGATTTTAATCCGTCATATACAAGCGAAGATCTTCTTTGCCTTTATATGCTTTCCGGTGGAGTTGCAAAATATATATTTCTTCTCATGGAAAGCGGCAGCGTAACAAAAGAAAAAATGATTGACTATGTTACCGGTATCACTTCCCCATTTCTGATTGACGGTAAGGATATTCTTGTATCAGAAATTGGAAAAGACTACGGAGTTTATTTTTCAATTCTTGCATTGATTTCACGGGGACTGACTGCTCAGAATGAAATTGATTCAGTAATTCAAAAAAATACCGGAGCCTATCTTACAAATCTTGCTGAAAAATTCAATGTCATAAAACCAATTAAACCTGTTTTTTCAAAGTCAGAAAGCCGCAATGCCAGATGGCAGATTACAGACTGCTATTTACGTTTTTATTTCCGATTTATAAATGCAAACCAAAGCCTTATTGAACTTGGTCAGCTTGATTTGCTGAAAAAAATAATTCTCCGGGATTATGAAACTTTCACAGGAAAAACACTGGAACAGTATTTCACAGCAAAAATAAACGAGGAAAAGGAGCTTACAAGAATTGGCGGCTGGTGGGACCGTAAAGGCGAAAATGAAATTGATATAATTGCAGTAAATGAATTGGAAAAGACCTGCGATGTATATGAAGTAAAGCGTCAGGCAAAAAAGCTTGATATGGATTTATTGGAAAAGAAGACTGAGAATTTTAAGGCTATTGCAAAATCTGAGGTCAGCGGATTTACATTTAATATTGTAGGCTTAAGCATGGAAGATATGTAA
- a CDS encoding DUF4469 domain-containing protein — protein sequence MDYINRAAEKLAKEAVETYKSILVTGARQTGKSTMLEELFPDRKVVTFDDQFAEDQAKNNPTEFIDLNPPPVTYDEVQYVPSLFRYIKIACDASKDTGLFCLTGSQPFKLMKAASESLAGRVSIIELSTLSLREMQKTDFDQSFVPTMEYVKARQKSAKKPENIWSIIHRGGYPALQNPKMNWERFFSDYIKTYLERDVRALSAVQDLDTFRRFMIACAARTGQMLNYSNIASEISKDADTVKNWISILETSGIIYILEPYCPSVPIMAATSNLMDSIGNPNGRVSVKLQRNYFSKDSTDKYVGRAIRNTHTVGNVLQLVANKVPQLDIGTVYSVCDALEKVVTESLGGGNSVNCLNLGLFYISCKGSTDGKSSTPEITVKFIPSDLTKTAISKVTVEQTGYSEPQATIAQIQDIDTGGTDRVLTIKGSVQITGKKLLIGGDDSGIWFAPATGDNYVIDETGADWVKVTATLSVNKPGTLLFPLPKELTAGNYRIVLKTRCTSSLHYKRKELVTTISDAVTVKEAS from the coding sequence ATGGATTATATCAATAGAGCTGCTGAAAAACTTGCAAAAGAAGCTGTAGAAACATACAAATCAATTCTTGTTACAGGTGCAAGACAGACTGGAAAATCAACGATGCTTGAAGAACTTTTTCCCGATAGAAAAGTCGTTACTTTTGATGACCAATTTGCAGAAGACCAGGCAAAAAATAATCCTACAGAATTTATTGACTTGAATCCTCCTCCTGTAACTTATGATGAAGTCCAGTATGTTCCAAGTCTTTTCCGCTATATAAAAATTGCATGTGACGCGTCGAAGGATACAGGCCTTTTTTGTCTGACAGGTTCACAGCCTTTTAAACTGATGAAGGCTGCTTCTGAATCCCTTGCAGGCCGTGTTTCTATAATTGAACTTTCTACACTCTCTTTGCGTGAAATGCAGAAAACAGATTTTGACCAGTCTTTTGTTCCTACAATGGAATATGTAAAGGCCAGACAAAAGTCCGCAAAAAAGCCTGAGAATATCTGGAGCATAATTCACCGCGGCGGATACCCTGCTTTGCAGAATCCAAAAATGAACTGGGAAAGATTTTTTTCTGACTATATAAAAACTTATCTTGAACGTGATGTACGCGCTCTTTCTGCCGTTCAGGACCTGGACACATTCCGCCGCTTTATGATTGCCTGTGCAGCCCGTACCGGCCAGATGCTCAATTATTCAAATATTGCATCAGAAATTTCAAAAGACGCAGATACAGTAAAAAATTGGATTTCAATACTTGAAACTTCAGGTATTATTTATATTCTGGAACCTTACTGCCCTTCTGTACCTATTATGGCAGCTACTTCCAACTTGATGGATTCCATCGGGAATCCCAACGGCCGCGTGTCCGTCAAATTACAGCGCAATTATTTTTCGAAAGACTCTACAGACAAGTATGTCGGCAGGGCCATCCGCAACACTCACACTGTAGGAAACGTCCTGCAGCTTGTCGCCAACAAAGTCCCCCAGCTGGACATTGGCACCGTCTACTCAGTCTGTGACGCTTTGGAAAAAGTTGTTACAGAATCCTTAGGCGGCGGAAATTCTGTAAACTGTCTGAACCTTGGACTTTTCTACATATCCTGTAAAGGTTCAACAGACGGAAAGTCTTCAACTCCTGAAATTACTGTAAAGTTCATTCCTTCAGATTTGACTAAAACAGCAATTTCAAAAGTCACTGTTGAACAAACTGGTTATTCTGAACCTCAGGCAACAATTGCACAGATTCAGGACATTGACACAGGTGGAACAGACAGAGTCTTAACAATTAAAGGTTCCGTCCAGATTACAGGCAAAAAGCTTTTAATCGGCGGCGATGATTCCGGGATTTGGTTTGCACCTGCGACTGGAGACAATTATGTAATCGATGAAACAGGAGCAGACTGGGTAAAAGTTACAGCAACACTTTCGGTAAACAAACCTGGTACACTTCTTTTTCCTTTGCCCAAAGAACTTACTGCCGGGAATTACCGCATTGTCCTAAAGACCCGGTGCACTTCTTCTTTGCATTACAAGCGCAAGGAATTAGTTACAACAATTTCTGATGCAGTAACAGTCAAGGAAGCCTCATAA
- a CDS encoding DUF72 domain-containing protein, translating to MTDILIGTSGYDYPEWKGVFYPEDLPRKDFLSYYATQFNTVELNNTFYNMPTAERMQNFYDRSGGNLFFSIKANRLLTHDIDRNWQTVAEDFKNAVQPLNDKGLLSAVLFQLPQSFHYTKENRFYLSSLLQNFEGFPGAIEFRHREWIKESVFEGLDKRGTGIVFCDMPQLKNLPDGQTFATPFTGNTAYIRLHGRNADAWYAKDDSPNGSSRYDYEYSESELKEFVPVIKAAIVEGKRPQVFFNNHPKGNGAKNAKAMMEMMRE from the coding sequence ATGACTGACATACTTATCGGCACTTCCGGCTATGATTACCCCGAATGGAAGGGTGTCTTTTATCCCGAAGATTTACCGCGCAAGGACTTTCTTTCTTATTACGCAACACAGTTCAATACCGTAGAACTGAACAATACCTTTTACAATATGCCTACAGCGGAACGAATGCAGAACTTTTACGACAGATCCGGCGGAAACCTTTTTTTCAGCATAAAAGCAAACAGACTTCTTACTCACGATATTGACCGGAACTGGCAGACGGTAGCAGAAGATTTTAAGAATGCTGTCCAGCCACTGAATGACAAAGGTCTTTTGAGTGCAGTTCTTTTTCAGCTGCCGCAGAGTTTTCATTACACAAAAGAAAACCGTTTTTACCTTTCATCTCTTTTGCAAAACTTTGAAGGCTTTCCCGGTGCAATCGAATTCCGTCACCGCGAATGGATAAAAGAATCTGTCTTTGAAGGACTTGATAAACGCGGAACCGGAATTGTTTTCTGTGATATGCCTCAGCTGAAAAATCTGCCGGACGGTCAGACCTTTGCCACTCCCTTTACTGGAAATACTGCTTACATACGTCTGCACGGGCGGAATGCAGATGCCTGGTACGCAAAGGATGATTCTCCAAACGGATCATCAAGATACGATTATGAATATTCGGAAAGTGAACTCAAAGAATTTGTCCCGGTAATCAAAGCCGCAATTGTTGAAGGAAAACGACCGCAGGTATTCTTTAATAACCACCCCAAGGGCAACGGCGCGAAGAATGCAAAAGCGATGATGGAGATGATGCGAGAATGA
- a CDS encoding DUF3990 domain-containing protein, whose protein sequence is MAEMTLYHGSLDLIKKPVFGYGKTNNDYGLGFYCTQNLELAKEWAAQDPEKDGWANEYSIEIDGLTSLNLNGSEYTILNWLSVLAKYRDFRVSTPLARHGKDYLIENFYVPVENYDMIVGYRADDSYFSFARAFVNNEISIAQLAKAMKLGKLGEQYVLKSQKAFEKLHFKKTHKSPADEYFSKRKDRNENANLVFRKEAENVDLDGIFMRDILREKIKNDDERLR, encoded by the coding sequence ATGGCAGAAATGACTTTATATCATGGCTCTCTTGATTTGATAAAAAAGCCTGTCTTTGGATATGGAAAAACAAACAACGATTACGGTCTTGGCTTTTACTGCACTCAAAACCTTGAGCTTGCAAAGGAATGGGCTGCCCAGGACCCTGAAAAAGACGGCTGGGCAAATGAATATTCAATTGAAATTGACGGTCTTACATCACTTAATTTGAACGGTAGCGAATATACAATTTTGAACTGGCTTTCTGTTCTTGCAAAATACAGGGATTTCAGAGTTTCAACACCTCTCGCAAGGCATGGTAAAGATTATTTGATTGAAAACTTTTATGTTCCTGTTGAAAACTACGACATGATTGTAGGATATCGGGCTGATGATTCATATTTTTCTTTTGCCCGTGCTTTTGTGAACAATGAGATTTCCATTGCCCAGTTGGCTAAAGCGATGAAACTTGGAAAACTTGGTGAACAGTATGTTTTAAAAAGTCAGAAGGCATTTGAAAAACTTCATTTTAAGAAAACACATAAGTCACCCGCTGATGAATATTTTTCAAAACGAAAAGACAGAAACGAAAATGCAAACCTGGTATTCCGCAAAGAAGCAGAAAATGTTGATTTGGACGGAATATTCATGCGTGATATTTTGAGGGAGAAAATCAAAAATGATGATGAACGCTTACGATAG
- a CDS encoding helix-turn-helix transcriptional regulator, whose protein sequence is MMMNAYDSIYLDSAMENLGDAFDYAVNVCNISLSDFCSYFIACGLARQYGEGNPRFVMGFSGSELVQYAVENVGLKMDFPRLDAPFDKSAEYWTGWILAYIQWKTGMPFEEILSYFSVNDLRNLYPTLHEAPEDKAVDVFISIYNSRKEPTKLYKYRKIRHYSQVQLAKKSGVNLRSIQMYEQRRKNLNKASFESVYALSRALGVTMEDLMEYEVA, encoded by the coding sequence ATGATGATGAACGCTTACGATAGTATTTACCTTGATTCAGCAATGGAAAATCTCGGAGACGCTTTTGACTATGCAGTCAATGTCTGCAATATTTCTCTTTCAGATTTTTGTTCATACTTCATTGCCTGTGGTCTTGCCCGTCAGTACGGGGAAGGAAATCCCCGCTTTGTAATGGGCTTTTCCGGCTCTGAACTTGTTCAATATGCGGTTGAAAATGTAGGCTTAAAAATGGATTTTCCCCGACTGGATGCGCCATTTGATAAATCAGCTGAATATTGGACAGGCTGGATTCTGGCTTACATCCAGTGGAAAACCGGAATGCCATTTGAAGAAATTTTATCATACTTTTCTGTAAATGACTTAAGGAATCTTTACCCGACACTTCACGAAGCTCCTGAAGACAAAGCTGTTGATGTCTTTATTTCAATCTACAACTCCCGTAAAGAACCTACAAAACTTTATAAATACCGCAAAATAAGACATTACTCTCAAGTCCAGCTTGCAAAAAAAAGCGGCGTCAATCTGCGCTCAATCCAGATGTATGAACAGCGGCGTAAGAACTTGAATAAAGCATCTTTTGAAAGTGTTTATGCATTGTCCCGTGCATTAGGTGTAACGATGGAAGATTTGATGGAGTACGAAGTGGCATAA
- a CDS encoding NCS2 family permease, with protein sequence MNSFFKLQERGTTVSREIIGGITTFLAMAYILALNPTILADSGMNWDSVFTATAISSAIATLVMAFCANLPVALAPGLGLNAFFTYTVVIGMGCTWQFALTAVLLEGILFIILSVFGIREAIINSIPAGMKKAVSVGIGLFITIIGLSNAGIVGTDTGTLIGFHNLNMDHSTALVAVIGLIITVILYINKVPGSILIAIAATTIIGIPFGVTKVPEAWKPISLPAAPYFFKFEFANILSVKFLVVFITFLFTDLFDTLGTLMGIAEQADLKDEDGNISNAKGALLSDAVGTVVGACLGTSTVTSFVESTSGVAAGARTGLASVVTAILFALSLFLGPVFGLIPSAAIAPALIFVGFLMIKSVTAIDFNDPTEGIPAFVTIMTMPFSYSISKGISWGIIAYVICKISGKKAKDISVVTWILAAVFLAEIIFESVRG encoded by the coding sequence ATGAACAGCTTCTTCAAACTTCAGGAACGGGGCACAACCGTTTCACGAGAGATTATTGGTGGAATAACAACCTTCCTTGCGATGGCCTACATTCTTGCCCTTAACCCTACTATTCTGGCAGACTCTGGAATGAACTGGGATTCGGTATTCACTGCAACAGCTATTTCTTCTGCAATTGCAACTCTGGTAATGGCATTCTGCGCAAACCTTCCTGTAGCACTTGCACCGGGACTTGGACTCAACGCATTCTTTACCTACACCGTTGTAATCGGAATGGGATGTACCTGGCAGTTTGCTCTTACTGCAGTTCTCCTTGAAGGAATTCTCTTTATAATTCTTTCTGTTTTTGGAATAAGGGAAGCAATCATCAATTCTATTCCGGCCGGAATGAAAAAAGCTGTATCTGTAGGTATAGGTCTTTTTATCACAATCATCGGCTTAAGCAATGCCGGAATCGTCGGAACTGACACCGGAACACTCATCGGCTTTCACAATCTTAACATGGACCACTCCACTGCCCTTGTTGCCGTAATAGGACTTATCATTACAGTTATTCTTTACATAAACAAGGTTCCAGGTTCTATTCTTATAGCAATCGCTGCCACAACAATAATCGGAATTCCGTTTGGTGTAACAAAAGTTCCAGAAGCATGGAAACCGATTTCACTTCCTGCAGCACCGTATTTCTTTAAGTTTGAATTTGCAAATATTCTTTCAGTAAAGTTCCTGGTTGTATTCATTACATTCCTGTTTACCGATTTGTTTGACACTTTGGGAACACTTATGGGAATTGCAGAACAGGCAGACCTTAAAGACGAAGATGGAAACATTTCAAACGCAAAGGGTGCCCTTCTCTCTGATGCAGTCGGAACAGTTGTCGGTGCATGTCTTGGAACTTCAACTGTAACAAGTTTTGTAGAAAGTACTTCAGGTGTTGCCGCAGGAGCACGCACAGGACTTGCATCTGTTGTAACCGCAATTCTTTTTGCACTCTCACTCTTCCTTGGACCTGTATTCGGCCTTATTCCGTCTGCTGCAATTGCACCGGCTCTTATCTTTGTAGGATTTTTGATGATAAAGTCAGTTACTGCAATTGACTTTAACGATCCCACAGAAGGAATCCCGGCTTTTGTTACAATAATGACAATGCCTTTCTCTTATTCAATTTCAAAGGGAATTTCATGGGGAATCATTGCATACGTTATCTGCAAGATTTCAGGAAAGAAAGCAAAAGATATTTCTGTTGTAACATGGATTCTGGCAGCCGTATTCCTGGCCGAAATTATTTTTGAGTCAGTACGCGGTTAA
- a CDS encoding deoxycytidylate deaminase, translated as MSNSDEKYKRPTWDEYFMEVCRTIAKRATCDRGRSGCVIAKDNRILVTGYVGSPAGLPHCDEVGHLMRSMIHADGSITQHCVRTVHAEQNAICQAAKRGIPIDGATVYCKMTPCRTCAMLIINCGIKRVVCEKHYHDEADSMQMFRDAGIHIEHLEDSVQTYENM; from the coding sequence ATGAGCAATTCAGACGAAAAATACAAGCGCCCGACATGGGACGAATACTTCATGGAAGTGTGCCGCACAATTGCAAAACGCGCAACATGTGACAGGGGACGTTCGGGTTGCGTAATTGCAAAGGACAATCGCATTCTTGTAACAGGCTACGTTGGCAGTCCCGCCGGCCTTCCTCACTGTGATGAAGTAGGTCACTTGATGAGAAGCATGATTCACGCAGACGGCTCAATAACGCAACACTGTGTAAGAACCGTACATGCTGAACAAAACGCAATCTGCCAGGCTGCAAAACGCGGCATTCCAATAGACGGAGCGACCGTTTACTGCAAGATGACGCCCTGCCGCACCTGTGCAATGCTTATCATAAACTGCGGAATAAAACGTGTTGTCTGTGAAAAGCATTACCACGATGAAGCTGACTCAATGCAGATGTTCCGCGACGCAGGTATTCACATTGAACACCTGGAAGATTCTGTACAAACTTACGAAAATATGTAA
- a CDS encoding alpha/beta fold hydrolase, which translates to MKYAQETIVMSDSNKNVLHSWLPDTEPKAVIVLSHGMVEHAARYEPFAAECCKRGIALYAEDHRGHGKTAELASQDKSGMFGFLAEKKGFERVADDIHEEILLAKKRWPSKKVFLFGHSFGSFVSQCVIEKYGADLDGCILCGTAGPRPLTIAFAKHLGRNMTMLFGKRHVAKLLDKIVFGSYNKRIKNPATKSDWISRDAKTVAQYMADPFCTFIPTTGFFRDLFEGLSLIHKKSNLKKIPQSLSVLFIEGTADPVGNYAKTVEKLFDIYTRKLKLTDATAIYYGDARHELLNEINGANIMKDVLLWVESRIQ; encoded by the coding sequence ATGAAATACGCACAGGAAACAATTGTAATGTCAGATTCCAACAAAAATGTTCTTCACAGCTGGCTTCCCGACACAGAACCAAAAGCCGTGATTGTCCTAAGCCACGGAATGGTGGAACATGCAGCGCGCTATGAACCGTTTGCCGCCGAATGCTGTAAAAGGGGAATTGCACTTTATGCAGAAGACCACCGCGGCCACGGAAAAACAGCGGAACTTGCCTCGCAGGACAAAAGCGGAATGTTCGGTTTTCTTGCAGAAAAAAAAGGTTTTGAAAGGGTAGCAGACGATATTCACGAAGAGATTCTTCTTGCAAAAAAAAGATGGCCTTCAAAAAAGGTTTTTCTTTTTGGACACAGCTTTGGCTCTTTTGTTTCACAGTGCGTCATAGAAAAATACGGTGCAGATCTGGACGGCTGTATTCTATGCGGAACGGCCGGCCCGCGACCGCTGACCATTGCGTTTGCCAAACATCTTGGCCGCAACATGACAATGCTTTTTGGAAAACGTCATGTGGCAAAACTTTTGGACAAGATTGTGTTCGGTTCCTACAACAAGCGCATTAAAAATCCGGCAACAAAGTCTGACTGGATAAGCCGCGATGCAAAAACAGTTGCGCAGTATATGGCAGACCCTTTTTGTACATTTATTCCCACAACCGGATTCTTCAGGGATCTTTTTGAAGGACTTTCACTTATTCACAAAAAGTCAAACCTCAAAAAAATACCACAGTCTCTTTCGGTCCTATTTATAGAAGGAACAGCAGACCCCGTAGGAAACTATGCAAAAACTGTAGAAAAACTTTTTGACATTTATACACGAAAACTTAAGCTTACAGACGCAACCGCTATTTATTACGGGGATGCGCGCCATGAACTTCTTAATGAAATAAACGGCGCTAATATTATGAAAGATGTTCTTTTGTGGGTTGAATCAAGAATTCAGTAA
- a CDS encoding class I SAM-dependent RNA methyltransferase: MKTATITAEKMVFGGDCISRIDGKTVFVPLAIPGEKLEVEITQDAGDYYKARILNVLEPSPYRTIPFCPLYGKCGGCNMQHITNEYQTELRKSILKDAFAREGVEVPQIEVVSAAPTGYRSRFQFHDGGLMERGSNNSIKLTACPCATPEINRYLSEVAPEERPAGRVHVFGSSRITSIPEGYDKIIIADEPLEKQVQKEQKRQLRTPGGRKIGKYKEIKKRWAGAAENPRNTCSVNLCGKEISFDVLGFFQSNLEVTEKAVPLVTGGLSGKNVLDMYSGAGTFSVFLADSFENVTLVEHNKSALIYAEKNMAGKPHESFGVSGDVWIKYHAQNCEQRFGKYDAVVIDPPRQGMEKSVCQWLQTSEIPHIRSLSCDTATHARDAKFLTRSGYKLEKLFLLDFYPQTGHIESLAWFEKD, translated from the coding sequence ATGAAAACAGCCACAATTACAGCAGAAAAAATGGTTTTTGGAGGAGACTGCATTTCCAGAATAGACGGAAAAACGGTTTTTGTACCGCTTGCGATTCCGGGTGAAAAACTCGAAGTAGAAATTACGCAGGACGCAGGTGACTACTACAAGGCACGCATTCTTAATGTACTTGAACCATCTCCCTACAGAACAATTCCATTCTGCCCGCTTTACGGAAAATGCGGCGGATGCAACATGCAGCATATCACAAACGAATACCAGACTGAACTCAGAAAATCCATACTAAAGGACGCTTTTGCACGAGAAGGCGTTGAAGTTCCCCAAATTGAAGTTGTAAGTGCCGCTCCAACCGGCTACAGATCACGCTTTCAGTTCCACGACGGAGGCTTAATGGAACGGGGCAGCAACAATTCAATAAAGCTTACAGCATGCCCCTGCGCAACACCAGAAATAAACCGCTACCTTTCAGAAGTTGCGCCCGAAGAAAGACCTGCAGGCCGTGTACATGTATTCGGCTCTTCGCGCATAACATCTATTCCTGAAGGATACGACAAAATAATCATAGCAGACGAACCTTTGGAAAAACAGGTGCAGAAAGAACAGAAGCGCCAGTTGCGTACACCCGGCGGAAGAAAAATTGGCAAATACAAAGAAATAAAAAAACGCTGGGCCGGTGCTGCAGAAAATCCAAGGAACACCTGCTCAGTTAATCTCTGCGGAAAAGAAATTTCTTTTGATGTACTGGGATTTTTCCAGTCAAACCTTGAAGTAACCGAAAAGGCTGTTCCGCTTGTAACGGGAGGACTTTCTGGCAAAAACGTTCTGGACATGTACAGCGGGGCCGGAACATTTTCTGTATTCCTCGCCGACTCTTTTGAAAACGTAACTTTGGTTGAACACAACAAGTCTGCCCTTATCTATGCCGAAAAAAACATGGCCGGAAAACCGCACGAAAGTTTTGGTGTGAGCGGCGACGTGTGGATCAAATATCATGCACAAAACTGCGAACAACGCTTTGGAAAATACGATGCAGTTGTAATTGACCCGCCCAGACAGGGAATGGAAAAGTCGGTCTGCCAGTGGCTTCAGACATCGGAAATTCCGCATATAAGAAGTCTTTCCTGTGACACGGCAACTCACGCACGCGATGCAAAGTTTTTGACAAGGTCCGGCTACAAGCTTGAAAAACTTTTTCTTCTAGACTTTTACCCGCAGACAGGTCATATAGAAAGTCTTGCATGGTTTGAAAAGGATTAA